Proteins encoded by one window of Antechinus flavipes isolate AdamAnt ecotype Samford, QLD, Australia chromosome 4, AdamAnt_v2, whole genome shotgun sequence:
- the SEPTIN4 gene encoding septin-4 isoform X2 has protein sequence MGSTQKGSMSQAAKMTKVPLKVSAPMQRGSEVTQRGPCVGHRGADLNRSMSPQRGLESRQTVASQRGLDVPRAVSPQFGFEFSRACSPQGFESGSSHPKAEATRHGSPQRKPEYSTASHVNLLAPPGRVQMRSDGPCHGSTLRTHSPTIQDQTQKNMVAPRQESHRCLFPSDVKISSRVPCSIPSVTISSCQWDAEPPPSRVTNPQGVRSPRRRSVQPKDECTQTDIKKNLVYSESKSVSRKPPCSDAAHTALETKPTQRIVQDIHPCARSTIHAETKASHRNLGSLEVESAVKVSFRKDPDHSQKVIGRSEIETVQRQVPSPTRVAICQEAESAIKTIRPGRDSRRVTILTESESSSPCPCRQMSDPCHKPPLKPPPCSEIPPKVAAVTEPELTPRPLPPRSLPKYGPESSWWILFHPEPPEPPKCETLLTQSEHRSSHLDLFMSQIEIASAYCEELIIQNEKATSPEPQCPCKPSSRVSSRDLLKTALQPLESPECMEDGTIQRCYR, from the exons ATGGGCTCTACCCAGAAAGGCTCCATGTCTCAGGCAGCCAAGATGACTAAAGTCCCGCTTAAAGTTTCTGCTCCCATGCAGCGAGGGTCTGAGGTCACCCAGCGAGGCCCTTGTGTAGGCCACAGAGGTGCAGATTTGAACCGGAGCATGTCCCCCCAACGTGGACTGGAAAGCCGTCAAACTGTTGCCTCCCAAAGAGGGCTAGATGTCCCTCGAGCTGTTTCCCCCCAGTTTGGGTTTGAATTCTCCCGAGCTTGCTCTCCCCAAGGGTTTGAATCTGGTTCTAGCCATCCAAAGGCCGAAGCGACCCGTCATGGCTCACCTCAACGCAAACCTGAATACAGCACAGCTTCCCATGTGAACTTGCTTGCCCCGCCAGGGAGAGTGCAGATGAGATCTGATGGTCCTTGCCATGGTAGCACCCTTAGGACCCACAGTCCAACAATACAGGATCAAACACAGAAAAATATGGTTGCCCCAAGGCAAGAGAGCCATCGTTGCTTATTTCCCTCAGATGTCAAAATCTCTTCCCGGGTACCGTGCTCGATTCCTTCGGTTACCATATCGAGCTGTCAGTGGGATGCGGAACCACCACCTTCCAGGGTTACAAACCCTCAAGGGGTCCGAAGCCCTCGAAGGCGTTCAGTTCAGCCCAAGGATGAGTGCACCCAGACTGATATCAAAAAGAATTTGGTCTATTCTGAGAGTAAAAGTGTCTCAAGGAAACCACCCTGCTCAGATGCAGCCCATACTGCGCTGGAGACCAAACCAACCCAAAGAATTGTGCAAGACATTCATCCATGTGCCCGCAGCACGATCCATGCAGAAACGAAGGCATCCCACAGAAACTTGGGGTCTTTAGAAGTAGAGTCAGCTGTGAAGGTTTCATTCCGAAAGGATCCTGATCATTCACAAAAAGTCATAGGCCGATCAGAAATTGAAACAGTTCAAAGGCAGGTTCCATCTCCCACCAGGGTGGCAATATGCCAGGAGGCAGAGTCAGCTATCAAGACCATCCGTCCGGGGCGAGACTCACGGAGGGTCACCATCCTAACAGAGTCTGAGTCCTCCTCTCCGTGTCCTTGCAGGCAAATGAGCGATCCTTGCCACAAACCTCCACTTAAGCCACCGCCGTGTTCTGAAATCCCCCCGAAGGTTGCTGCTGTTACAGAGCCAGAATTAACCCCCCGTCCTCTACCACCCAGGTCCTTACCCAAGTACGGCCCTGAGTCTTCGTGGTGGATCTTGTTCCACCCAGAACCTCCCGAGCCTCCAAAGTGTGAGACCCTCCTGACGCAGTCCGAACACAGGTCATCTCATCTGGACCTTTTCATGTCCCAGATAGAGATAGCCTCCGCTTACTGTGAAGAACTAATCATACAGAACGAGAAGGCAACTTCTCCTGAGCCACAGTGTCCATGTAAGCCTTCAAGCAGAGTGTCATCCAGGGATTTGCTGAAGACTGCTCTGCAGCCCTTGGAGTCGCCCGAATGCATGGAGGATGGAACCATTCAAAG ATGTTACCGATGA
- the SEPTIN4 gene encoding septin-4 isoform X1 — protein sequence MGSTQKGSMSQAAKMTKVPLKVSAPMQRGSEVTQRGPCVGHRGADLNRSMSPQRGLESRQTVASQRGLDVPRAVSPQFGFEFSRACSPQGFESGSSHPKAEATRHGSPQRKPEYSTASHVNLLAPPGRVQMRSDGPCHGSTLRTHSPTIQDQTQKNMVAPRQESHRCLFPSDVKISSRVPCSIPSVTISSCQWDAEPPPSRVTNPQGVRSPRRRSVQPKDECTQTDIKKNLVYSESKSVSRKPPCSDAAHTALETKPTQRIVQDIHPCARSTIHAETKASHRNLGSLEVESAVKVSFRKDPDHSQKVIGRSEIETVQRQVPSPTRVAICQEAESAIKTIRPGRDSRRVTILTESESSSPCPCRQMSDPCHKPPLKPPPCSEIPPKVAAVTEPELTPRPLPPRSLPKYGPESSWWILFHPEPPEPPKCETLLTQSEHRSSHLDLFMSQIEIASAYCEELIIQNEKATSPEPQCPCKPSSRVSSRDLLKTALQPLESPECMEDGTIQRFSAFFLDVTDEMLNRVIWWLKGLCFWPIFVIWKWG from the exons ATGGGCTCTACCCAGAAAGGCTCCATGTCTCAGGCAGCCAAGATGACTAAAGTCCCGCTTAAAGTTTCTGCTCCCATGCAGCGAGGGTCTGAGGTCACCCAGCGAGGCCCTTGTGTAGGCCACAGAGGTGCAGATTTGAACCGGAGCATGTCCCCCCAACGTGGACTGGAAAGCCGTCAAACTGTTGCCTCCCAAAGAGGGCTAGATGTCCCTCGAGCTGTTTCCCCCCAGTTTGGGTTTGAATTCTCCCGAGCTTGCTCTCCCCAAGGGTTTGAATCTGGTTCTAGCCATCCAAAGGCCGAAGCGACCCGTCATGGCTCACCTCAACGCAAACCTGAATACAGCACAGCTTCCCATGTGAACTTGCTTGCCCCGCCAGGGAGAGTGCAGATGAGATCTGATGGTCCTTGCCATGGTAGCACCCTTAGGACCCACAGTCCAACAATACAGGATCAAACACAGAAAAATATGGTTGCCCCAAGGCAAGAGAGCCATCGTTGCTTATTTCCCTCAGATGTCAAAATCTCTTCCCGGGTACCGTGCTCGATTCCTTCGGTTACCATATCGAGCTGTCAGTGGGATGCGGAACCACCACCTTCCAGGGTTACAAACCCTCAAGGGGTCCGAAGCCCTCGAAGGCGTTCAGTTCAGCCCAAGGATGAGTGCACCCAGACTGATATCAAAAAGAATTTGGTCTATTCTGAGAGTAAAAGTGTCTCAAGGAAACCACCCTGCTCAGATGCAGCCCATACTGCGCTGGAGACCAAACCAACCCAAAGAATTGTGCAAGACATTCATCCATGTGCCCGCAGCACGATCCATGCAGAAACGAAGGCATCCCACAGAAACTTGGGGTCTTTAGAAGTAGAGTCAGCTGTGAAGGTTTCATTCCGAAAGGATCCTGATCATTCACAAAAAGTCATAGGCCGATCAGAAATTGAAACAGTTCAAAGGCAGGTTCCATCTCCCACCAGGGTGGCAATATGCCAGGAGGCAGAGTCAGCTATCAAGACCATCCGTCCGGGGCGAGACTCACGGAGGGTCACCATCCTAACAGAGTCTGAGTCCTCCTCTCCGTGTCCTTGCAGGCAAATGAGCGATCCTTGCCACAAACCTCCACTTAAGCCACCGCCGTGTTCTGAAATCCCCCCGAAGGTTGCTGCTGTTACAGAGCCAGAATTAACCCCCCGTCCTCTACCACCCAGGTCCTTACCCAAGTACGGCCCTGAGTCTTCGTGGTGGATCTTGTTCCACCCAGAACCTCCCGAGCCTCCAAAGTGTGAGACCCTCCTGACGCAGTCCGAACACAGGTCATCTCATCTGGACCTTTTCATGTCCCAGATAGAGATAGCCTCCGCTTACTGTGAAGAACTAATCATACAGAACGAGAAGGCAACTTCTCCTGAGCCACAGTGTCCATGTAAGCCTTCAAGCAGAGTGTCATCCAGGGATTTGCTGAAGACTGCTCTGCAGCCCTTGGAGTCGCCCGAATGCATGGAGGATGGAACCATTCAAAGGTTTAGTGCTTTCTTCCTGG ATGTTACCGATGAGATGCTTAATCGGGTCATCTGGTGGTTGAAAGGTTTGTGTTTTTGGCCCATTTTTGTCATTTGGAAGTGGGGATAG